TATTTAAACTATAATAACGATTATTTCTCTATTAATTATAATTATCAACATACCTTGTATAAACAAGTGTTGAGCAATATTCAGCAAAAGAGAAGAACTCAGCAACGCCTTAATATTAACTTACACCCTACGGATTATTTTAACTTAGGGTTACAGGGTAACTATAATAAAATAGACACTAAAGAAACTGATAAATATTTTACCGCTTATCTAAATGCAAGACCTCATAAATATTTTGGGTTTAATATCCACAGAGATCGAAACAATGATTACCACTACGGAATCAATTGGGATATTATTCCTAACGATACGCATATTAGTGCCGATTGGGATCAAGATAAACAAGCGTTACACATAAGTAAAAAATTAACAGAAAACTTGGATACAGGGGCTTCTGTCACTCATTGGGAAGAGCAAGAAAGTAACGCTTATCGCGCTTATTTAGATTATGAATATAATGATAAACATCAATTTCATACTGCAATAGGCTATTATGATGAGCAGAATAGCTATGATTTTAACTGGCAATATCGCCCTAATGATTATGGATCTATTCGTCTTGGTTATCATAAAAATCAGTTGGAAGACGATCAAAATATCGATAATATGGCTCAAGAAATTGAAGATGAAGACTACTTTTATTTACAATTTAGTGTAGATTTTCTTAATCAAGATGACAGTATAGATTTTGGTCGTTATAAACCGAGTCATTATGGTACCGTTATTGCAAATCTTAATACCAATAATCCACACTCTTTACAACTTGATAAGAAGGTGCAGTTTAAGCTAGATAACTACTTGGTAGATGCTTATAAGATGGCAGATAATCAATATCGGATTGAAAATATCAAAGAGGGTATTTATAAATTAACTTTCCCAACGGGGAATTTACCTCTGGAATATCAATCAAATAACTTACCAGAGCCAATAATCAAAGTCTCTAAAGCAGCACCTACTATCGTTGATTACAAATTAGAGGAAACCTTTGGTATTTCAGGACAATTGCTCACTGAAAAAGAGAATGTAAAGATTGAATTTTATAAAGAGGATAAAAAAGTCACTGAAACTTATACAGGTGCTTATGGCTACTATCAAGTGATCGGTTTATCAAAAGGGGAGTATATGATTAAAATAGCAGGGAAGTTGGCTAAAAAAGTGACAGTAAAAGATGCAATATTGTTTGATGTGAATTTATAAGGAAAGCCTCATTATGATAAAAAAATTATGTATAATCAGTTTGTTATGTATATCAAATAGTACTTTTTCAAAAATTCCATTATGCAGAAATTCTATTGCAGAGAGTTGGAATAATGCAAAAAAAATTCATTCTGAATGGTGGAATGTAGTTTATTCTCCTATAAAAGTTTGTAGGTTGAATAATAACTCTCACATTAAATATGATGCGACAGACCTATTAAATTCAGCTTCCAGCAATAATAGTGGCGCTGTGATTGCTTTTGGTAATGCATCACCTCAAGTACATAATTATGGAGTATCTAGTGTTACTTTGGATAGCAATTTGAACCTATCTAATATTTCACTGACAGCCCCTCCTTATTATTTACAAAAAGAGGCAAATAATAAAAACTATCCGAATGGAAATGAAGGTATTTTTCGTTTTTATACTCAAGTTTTGAACAGTTCTTGTGAAAAAGATCCTTTAGGATACAAATGGATTAGAGAAAAATGGCAAGATTCATTTTTTAGTCAGTTGAAAATTAATGGTAGTAATATTGTATCATCTAACACTGAACAAAGTTTTGCAAAAGCAACAAATGTGATTTTAAATAATAATGGCAGTGAAATAAAAGCAGATGTTGAGTTTATAGAAGGCTTAAAACACCAAACCGATAATTGGAAAAAAAAGTTCCTCAATTTTGATGATATGTGTAGTATGGATGTTTATGTAAAATTTCAACTAAAACCAAACCAATCACCAAATTTTAAACACTCTGGTAGCTATAATTTAAAATTTACTAAATAGAGTAATTTCCTTTAATCATTATCTAAGAATAAAAGATTTATAATTTCTATTTAACATAATATACATTATGCGAAGTTTAGGAGATTAATATTCATCAACAGGAATAAGTACAATATCATTAAGCTGTATATTATCTAAATAAGAACTTACTTTAAATGATAAAGGATGTAAATAATAAAATCCTTCAGGATAAGGCTCAGAGCCGTCAGGAACCTTTATCTTAAATTCTGAAGGGTAAGGTTTACCTAAATGAATATAAGCCTGCTGAGTCTTAATGTGCCACTCTTTGCCCGTTTTTTCACTTACCCCAGAACGCTCAACAACTTTTGAGTCAGGTAAAATTTCAACTTTTAACAAATAATTTGATAGATCTTTCATTAATTAACGCTCCTTTAAGCTGCTTTTAAATATGTGTAATTTGGTTCAATATACCAAGATGGTTTTTGATGGGTGAAATCAATTTCTACTAATTTCATAAACGGAATAATATTATTTTTTTCTTTAGATTTTAAATTTTGTAATTGTGCTTTTGTAAGACCGATCGCCATTAAATCATACAAATTACGTCTAAAAGTCTCACGAGACATAGAGCGATAAACGTTATCATAACCACGATCTAATAATCTCTCATAAAACCCATACAAACGATCTGCTTTTGAATAACTAACATTACCCTTAGGGGTGATTTTTAAATAATTTTTACGTAATAAATTAATAATTTTTTCTTCATTATAAACATTCATTTTTGTTTCTCCAATCGCATCAAATATATCTTTAAAAGCTTCTATCCATAAATCTTTTATTAAATCTTCACCATTTTTTTCATAAGCTTTTTGATAATTAATTAAATCAAACAAATTTCTTGGTATATGTTTATCATTTAAATAACGTTGTAATAATCTAGCTTCAAATCTAACACATTTCTTTGCAAATTCTTGTAATCTAATATCAGTTAAAATATTTAATGAGTTCATTAAATAAGGAGATTTACACTTCATCAATTGGTTTTGAAGCTCCCCTATTCTTCTATGTAATTCATAACCTTTTAAATAGGCTTTTAATGTTCTTCTACGGCTTCCTGTGTTCCAGCATACTGTTGTTTCATAATCACGGTTAAATCTAGTTTGTTTTGATTGACCTGAATGAATATTTTTTAAAAATGCAATTAACTGTTTTTGTAGGCTATCATTAGGAATATGAGCAGAATAAGTAACATCAATCCAATCAACTGTTGCAGAGGATATATCTAACATTTCATAAAGTTCAGGACGACCAACAGCAAGAGTATTCAACATTTCAAAAGCACAAAGTTCAATATTTGTCGAACCGAAAACATTATGACCCTGTAATAGTTTCGCTGGGCTTGCTTTTAATTCTAAAAAAGGCATTTTTGAAAGATTATCACTCCCCTGCCATATCTTTATTGCTAAAGTTGAAAAATGGCTTGGTAATTGTTCATAAGGATGGCGAAGTTCTGAAAGGTGTAAATCACCGTCAATTTCAAAAGAAACATTGCCAGCTGATAATTTTAATCCTGATTTTTTAGCAATAACTTCTAAAGACGTTTTTAAAAAAGCAGTCTCCCCATCATTAAGGATGAGCAATTCACTTTCTTTAAAACTAATAGAAATTTTCAAAAAATCAATCATTAAAATTCTTCATTTAGGAAACTTAATGTAAACAAGTATATTAGTAACATATT
This DNA window, taken from Pasteurella skyensis, encodes the following:
- a CDS encoding single-stranded DNA-binding protein; the protein is MKDLSNYLLKVEILPDSKVVERSGVSEKTGKEWHIKTQQAYIHLGKPYPSEFKIKVPDGSEPYPEGFYYLHPLSFKVSSYLDNIQLNDIVLIPVDEY
- a CDS encoding phage/plasmid replication protein, II/X family encodes the protein MIDFLKISISFKESELLILNDGETAFLKTSLEVIAKKSGLKLSAGNVSFEIDGDLHLSELRHPYEQLPSHFSTLAIKIWQGSDNLSKMPFLELKASPAKLLQGHNVFGSTNIELCAFEMLNTLAVGRPELYEMLDISSATVDWIDVTYSAHIPNDSLQKQLIAFLKNIHSGQSKQTRFNRDYETTVCWNTGSRRRTLKAYLKGYELHRRIGELQNQLMKCKSPYLMNSLNILTDIRLQEFAKKCVRFEARLLQRYLNDKHIPRNLFDLINYQKAYEKNGEDLIKDLWIEAFKDIFDAIGETKMNVYNEEKIINLLRKNYLKITPKGNVSYSKADRLYGFYERLLDRGYDNVYRSMSRETFRRNLYDLMAIGLTKAQLQNLKSKEKNNIIPFMKLVEIDFTHQKPSWYIEPNYTYLKAA